In a single window of the Candidatus Celerinatantimonas neptuna genome:
- the hisF gene encoding Imidazole glycerol phosphate synthase subunit HisF, whose protein sequence is MLAKRIIPCLDVKDGQVVKGVQFRNHEIIGDIVPLAERYAKEGADELVFYDITASSDDRVVDKSWVSRVAEVIDIPFCVAGGLRSEEDVARTLQHGADKVSVNSPALADPSLITRLANRFGVQCIVVGIDSYYNETTQQYQVKQFTGSEKATVTTNWNTLDWVQEVQKRGAGEIVLNMMNQDGVRQGYDLKQLQQVRAVCQVPLIASGGAGTMQHFADAFLEAEVDGALAASVFHKQIIHIGELKQFLAKKQLVIRQ, encoded by the coding sequence TTAGAAATCATGAAATCATCGGTGATATCGTTCCTTTAGCTGAACGCTACGCTAAAGAAGGTGCTGATGAACTGGTCTTTTATGATATCACGGCCAGTAGTGATGACCGTGTTGTTGACAAAAGTTGGGTCAGTCGGGTTGCCGAAGTCATTGATATTCCATTTTGTGTCGCCGGAGGCCTGCGTAGCGAAGAAGATGTTGCCAGAACACTTCAACATGGTGCGGATAAGGTTTCAGTCAACTCGCCAGCGTTAGCCGACCCATCCCTCATTACCCGTCTGGCGAATCGCTTTGGTGTTCAATGCATTGTTGTCGGAATTGACAGCTATTACAATGAAACAACGCAGCAGTATCAGGTTAAACAATTTACAGGCTCAGAAAAGGCCACAGTAACAACTAACTGGAATACGCTTGACTGGGTTCAGGAAGTTCAAAAACGCGGAGCCGGTGAAATCGTATTAAACATGATGAATCAGGATGGCGTGCGTCAGGGATATGATCTCAAACAATTGCAGCAAGTCAGAGCTGTTTGCCAGGTTCCTTTAATTGCATCAGGCGGTGCCGGAACCATGCAGCATTTTGCAGATGCTTTTTTAGAAGCAGAAGTAGATGGGGCACTGGCAGCCAGCGTATTCCACAAGCAAATTATTCACATCGGCGAGCTCAAACAGTTTCTCGCTAAAAAACAATTGGTAATTCGTCAATGA
- the hisI gene encoding Histidine biosynthesis bifunctional protein HisIE has product MNESLQQQIDWDKVNGLIPAIIQDSHSAQVLMLGYMNQEALEKTLSTQKVTFFSRTKQRLWTKGETSGNVLHLNDMRLDCDQDTLLVFVEPVGPTCHTGTVSCFGDNSGTDFGFLAELEKVINSRHTADPEESYTAHLFERGTKRMAQKVGEEGVEVALAATIKDRFELTNESADLLFHLLVLLEDAKLPISEVIACLKARHQ; this is encoded by the coding sequence ATGAATGAATCATTACAGCAACAAATCGATTGGGATAAAGTCAACGGACTAATCCCGGCCATCATTCAAGATAGTCACAGTGCCCAGGTACTCATGCTTGGATACATGAATCAAGAAGCTCTCGAAAAAACACTTTCTACCCAAAAAGTGACTTTTTTTAGCCGGACAAAACAACGGTTATGGACCAAAGGAGAGACATCGGGCAACGTACTCCATTTAAATGATATGCGTCTCGATTGTGATCAAGACACACTATTAGTCTTTGTTGAGCCTGTTGGCCCAACCTGCCATACCGGAACAGTTAGTTGCTTTGGGGATAATAGTGGAACTGATTTTGGCTTTTTAGCCGAACTTGAAAAAGTCATCAATAGCCGCCACACCGCTGATCCCGAAGAAAGCTATACCGCACACCTTTTTGAACGGGGAACAAAACGGATGGCTCAAAAAGTGGGAGAAGAAGGTGTTGAAGTCGCACTAGCCGCAACCATTAAAGATCGTTTTGAACTAACGAATGAAAGTGCAGATCTTCTTTTCCATCTTCTGGTACTCTTAGAAGATGCAAAATTACCAATAAGTGAAGTGATTGCCTGTCTGAAAGCCCGTCATCAATAA
- the yheI gene encoding putative multidrug resistance ABC transporter ATP-binding/permease protein YheI, with translation MLLFRHLNWFFRRYWHTYFIALVMLVTVGLINMAVPWMVGRSVDLLLSTRSLAKSYHYLIWLVLAAIIVYGLRYGWRRMLFGTSYKLGNILRQRFYHRLTHQGQAFYNTHSTGDLMARATNDIDAIEMAAGEGFLSAFDGFLTFVMVLVMMFVFIDWRLAAVALIPFPIMGYCFYRLSNLLHGQFKDSLEKFSSLNEQTQQAMIGIRMIKAMGREKIEAQQFDQIAEHAAQSTYQVERTDAKYGPVVILSLGSALLITLLAGGWQIHNHHMTVGQLTSFTMYLSELIWPMWAFGWLMNILQRGNAAMGRLQQLLNLEDSIADEGTLVAKGYSIKIKGLTFNYPETKLASLYQVSIDLPEQRVLGIAGPTGAGKSTLLQLIMRYWQTEPGRILIDHVSIEQYQLSELRRYFAYVPQDPFLFSTSIAENIRMGRPDATNEEIYEAAHIASIDQDIQQFPDGYETLVGERGVTLSGGQRQRLAIARALISRSPILILDDALSAVDVHTEQQILSHLRERRLQSVIIISHRLSALEHADEIIVLTHGEIIERGTHQELTQKDGWYARMSTYQQMENQIGVHQHV, from the coding sequence ATGCTGTTGTTTCGCCATCTTAATTGGTTCTTTCGTCGTTACTGGCACACATATTTTATTGCACTAGTCATGTTAGTGACAGTTGGTCTGATCAACATGGCGGTTCCATGGATGGTAGGTCGTTCAGTCGATTTATTACTTTCAACACGTTCATTAGCCAAAAGTTATCATTATCTCATCTGGCTTGTTCTTGCTGCCATTATTGTTTATGGATTGCGCTATGGTTGGCGACGCATGCTTTTTGGGACGTCTTATAAGCTGGGTAATATTTTACGTCAACGCTTTTATCACCGGCTGACTCATCAGGGACAAGCTTTTTATAACACCCACAGTACCGGGGATCTGATGGCAAGAGCGACGAACGATATCGATGCAATCGAAATGGCTGCCGGAGAAGGTTTTTTATCCGCTTTCGATGGCTTTTTGACCTTCGTTATGGTCCTGGTCATGATGTTTGTCTTTATTGACTGGCGACTTGCAGCTGTCGCCTTAATTCCATTCCCTATCATGGGATATTGCTTCTACCGACTTTCAAATTTGTTGCATGGGCAATTTAAAGATTCGCTGGAAAAATTTTCATCGCTTAATGAACAAACACAACAAGCGATGATAGGGATCCGCATGATCAAAGCGATGGGGCGAGAAAAAATCGAAGCGCAACAATTTGATCAAATAGCCGAACATGCAGCTCAAAGTACGTATCAGGTTGAACGCACCGATGCCAAATATGGGCCTGTTGTTATTTTAAGCCTTGGCTCAGCATTACTCATCACACTCTTAGCAGGTGGTTGGCAAATTCATAATCATCATATGACTGTCGGACAGTTAACCAGTTTCACGATGTATTTATCTGAGCTCATTTGGCCAATGTGGGCATTTGGATGGTTGATGAATATCCTTCAGCGGGGAAATGCAGCCATGGGACGACTTCAACAGCTTCTGAACCTTGAAGATAGCATTGCTGATGAAGGGACCCTCGTTGCAAAAGGTTACTCAATTAAAATCAAAGGATTAACATTTAATTACCCAGAAACTAAGCTTGCCAGTTTGTACCAAGTCAGTATAGACCTTCCCGAGCAACGTGTTCTGGGAATAGCCGGGCCAACCGGAGCCGGAAAATCAACCCTGTTACAATTAATCATGCGGTATTGGCAAACAGAACCGGGCAGAATATTAATTGATCATGTATCCATTGAACAATACCAACTAAGTGAGTTAAGACGCTATTTTGCTTATGTTCCTCAGGATCCATTTCTATTCAGCACAAGCATTGCTGAAAATATAAGAATGGGCAGACCGGATGCCACAAATGAAGAAATCTATGAAGCTGCTCATATTGCATCAATTGACCAGGACATTCAGCAATTCCCAGATGGCTATGAAACACTTGTTGGAGAACGCGGTGTTACATTGTCGGGGGGCCAGAGACAACGCCTGGCAATTGCCAGGGCATTAATCAGTCGCTCCCCAATATTAATTCTTGATGATGCACTATCAGCTGTCGATGTCCACACTGAACAGCAAATTCTTTCTCATCTCAGAGAAAGACGATTACAGAGTGTGATTATTATCAGCCACAGGCTGTCAGCACTAGAACATGCTGACGAAATTATCGTTCTGACACATGGTGAAATCATTGAACGGGGAACACATCAGGAACTGACACAAAAAGATGGATGGTACGCCCGTATGTCAACTTATCAACAAATGGAGAACCAGATAGGAGTTCATCAACATGTCTAA
- the mdlB gene encoding Multidrug resistance-like ATP-binding protein MdlB: MSKPSEHRSGTFRLLMGYVIADRGLLAKAIFLLVLATGLDVLGPILAKIFIDDFIVPDRYPIWPIAAIIIAFIATKIIGTILRYQQTLKFTDIALAAVLDIRKRVFHHVLKLPMAYFDHARTGQLVSRITNDTESIKDLYVQFLSIVLTNVILLVGILISMAILDFHLMLVALALIPTVIGLIYIYQKLSGAAVAKSRQLRSDINAVVSESIGGMAVIQATNQQQNKLAQFDDTNSGYYWARLRTVQIGSFLLRPAISLLSILVLVGVIWIFGIQVVQGVAEIGVLYAFLNYLGRFTEPLADITQRFNLYQQAMVAGDRVYSLLNEPSIVDHSEHQSADMTQGALSIQNLQFAYLKGKPILKNINIEIPAGRFYAIVGHTGSGKSTLLSLLLNFYQPQQGKICIDGYPLDQFDHDTLRNGVGLIPQEPFILASTIFDNIDMGRKLTPQQIEQAARQAHLHQVIEQMSDGYRTHLGEGGLRLSTGQRQQLIIARALAGSPRILLLDEATASVDSETEQVVQRALDDLRGKVTMIVVAHRLSTINHADQILVLSHGEIAEQGSHNQLMRKTNGLYQSMYQLQQQAQKITQLEESVVL; the protein is encoded by the coding sequence ATGTCTAAACCATCTGAACACCGTTCAGGAACTTTCCGGCTGCTGATGGGGTATGTGATTGCTGACCGGGGCCTACTCGCAAAAGCAATATTTTTACTCGTATTAGCAACCGGACTCGATGTCTTAGGACCGATATTAGCAAAAATATTTATCGATGATTTTATTGTACCTGACCGCTACCCTATCTGGCCTATCGCCGCCATTATTATTGCTTTTATTGCAACCAAAATCATTGGAACTATTCTGCGCTATCAACAAACATTAAAATTTACAGACATTGCACTGGCTGCTGTGCTCGATATCCGCAAACGCGTTTTCCACCATGTATTAAAATTGCCAATGGCGTATTTTGATCATGCCCGAACAGGTCAGCTGGTTAGCCGGATTACCAACGATACAGAGTCCATTAAAGATCTTTATGTTCAGTTCTTATCCATTGTATTGACCAATGTGATTCTCTTAGTTGGTATTTTAATTTCAATGGCTATTTTAGATTTTCATTTGATGTTGGTTGCCTTGGCCTTAATTCCAACGGTCATCGGGCTTATCTATATATATCAAAAGTTAAGTGGTGCGGCCGTTGCGAAAAGTCGGCAACTGCGTTCTGACATTAATGCAGTCGTAAGCGAATCCATCGGCGGAATGGCTGTCATACAGGCGACCAATCAGCAACAAAATAAACTGGCCCAATTTGATGACACCAATTCTGGCTATTATTGGGCCCGTTTAAGAACGGTGCAAATTGGTTCTTTTTTGCTCCGACCGGCGATTAGTCTGTTAAGTATTCTTGTTTTGGTTGGCGTCATCTGGATCTTCGGTATCCAAGTTGTTCAGGGAGTTGCTGAAATCGGTGTCCTGTATGCGTTTTTAAATTATCTGGGACGATTTACTGAACCTTTGGCTGATATTACTCAACGTTTTAACCTCTACCAACAGGCTATGGTAGCCGGAGACCGGGTCTATTCACTACTCAATGAACCCTCCATCGTGGATCATTCTGAACACCAATCAGCAGACATGACACAGGGTGCACTAAGCATTCAAAATCTACAATTTGCCTATCTAAAAGGTAAACCGATACTCAAAAATATCAATATTGAAATCCCGGCTGGGCGCTTTTACGCAATCGTTGGTCATACAGGGAGCGGCAAGAGTACACTCCTTAGCCTGTTACTAAATTTCTATCAGCCCCAACAGGGAAAAATTTGTATTGATGGCTACCCTTTAGATCAATTTGATCATGATACACTTCGTAATGGTGTCGGGTTAATTCCTCAAGAACCATTTATTCTCGCCTCAACTATCTTTGATAATATTGATATGGGCAGAAAGCTGACTCCGCAACAGATAGAACAGGCCGCCAGACAAGCTCATTTACATCAAGTGATTGAGCAAATGAGCGACGGCTACCGAACCCATCTCGGAGAAGGTGGCCTGCGCTTATCAACCGGGCAACGTCAACAATTGATTATCGCACGCGCTCTGGCAGGCTCACCGCGGATCTTGCTGCTTGATGAGGCAACAGCCAGTGTCGATAGTGAAACTGAGCAAGTGGTACAAAGAGCCTTAGATGATCTCCGGGGAAAAGTTACGATGATAGTTGTGGCTCATCGACTCTCAACAATCAACCATGCCGATCAAATTCTGGTACTCAGTCATGGTGAAATCGCGGAACAAGGGTCTCATAATCAATTGATGCGAAAAACAAATGGTCTGTATCAATCGATGTACCAACTCCAACAGCAGGCTCAAAAAATTACGCAACTAGAAGAATCAGTCGTTCTTTAA